The genomic region gaaaaaggtacccagaagtccgtaactctttgtttttattgtctcatattgtcctaatccaaattgtccaaattattatttactctaattatattgctatttttataaccattttattactattaaacttttaaaattttaaaaacaagtgattggcatttttcacatacTCAGCATCTATCCACGCAAATATCCAGAAGCTGAAGGAGCAAGTAAAATTAAGAAGAACTCTGTTTACATCAGTTTACTCAGTTAAAAGTTAAGAACTCAGTTTACATCAATTAACTTTTTGGACAATGGGGGTTGACAGAGTGGGTTTCATCGTTTGTTTAAGGAATTTTTGGGTTGTAATCATTGTTTTTACTTATGTTTTCCTGTTTAGTTAAGTGTCTGCAGAGGTCCAATGGGGAAGTTTTCATAGTAAGGAAAAACAGGGGAGTTGCGGTGCTTCCCCCTCAGGGGAATCCCCAGGGCCTTGCCTTGGAAGAATATATCATAGAGTTTTGCCCATCTGTGCTGCTAGAGGGGACTCAGcccatggtgctctgcagcactACTGCCAATCTACACTAGATTGCCTCTCCCATTGGCCAGTTGACACTGCCCACTCCAATTATTCATCCCTCCTCCCCCCTACAGATTGCTGCCCTTTGCTCTGCCCTTTGTcagcccctgtgccctcagGTTACTGGTCACTGACCCCATTCTTAAGTCATGCAGACCACATGGTTTAGTCTTTTGTCTCTTGTCCCTTTGGCGTGGTGGATGCAGTAAACCCTCGCTGCTATATAGCATGCAAAGATCCTTCCtgtctttcctctgctgagctATCTAtggcatgtgtgtgtgcatggacTTGAAATGGCTGCTCTTGTGGCCTTACTCTGAGAGGCTTCTGAAGGAGATGTTTCAAGAAGGCTGCAGTGTTTCTACCACCCTGACATGCTGCAACAAGGAATGGTTTGGTTCTGCCAGCTGGGACTGGGGTCAGACTGCAAGGACAGGCCTGGGGGACTTGGCTCCCCTTTGCAAGGCTGAAGAGTTTAGGTTTAGGAAGAGGGACAGATTCCTTGCAGATGTGATGTGGAAGCAACAGAAACCAGatcattctgtgctgctttctggtAACCAAATGGCAGCAATGAAAAGTGAGAAACCTCCTACACCATCCAAAAGATTCAGGGGCTTTACTCTTTACAAGTGATACCTGTTCTGGGCAAAAACTCCTGGGTGTTGCTGTGAGCAAAGAGAACAACTTGCTTGTGAAGTTTGGAATCAGGGTCTGTAGTCTTCGTATTAGATATCCTGGAAAGGCTGCTacttacacaaaaaaaaaaattaatttcaatgcTTGTATAACTGCccagattttaaaattctgtttaaacaAGTGTAATATGTAATGTAAAGTAATTCATGCTTAAGGGGAagatgtataaaataaaaattgtaaaattaatttaacatCCAGCAAGCCTCTGACCATGGACAACCTGGAGACAGATTACTACACTGGAATTAGGAAATtcctggtggctgcaggagaaGAATGCCTCATTAACTAATAAAAGAACATGGCTGGCACGGAGATGGGCTTTCCCCGGAACCATCAGGGAACACCCAAGGACAACCAGCACTTGATAGATATCATCAATTAAGATACCCGAAGTCCTCGAGAAACATACATCTGAATACACTTCCCCCAGAACCATCAGGGAACACCCAAGGACAACCAGCACTTGATAGATATCATCAATTAAGATACCCGAAGTCCTCGAGAAACATACATCTGAATACACGACACCCCCTGACATGATCAGCACCTGCCATTACCCAGGAAACAGCAAttgtccagccctgcacagtgaaagaaacgTTCATACATATGCAGGGTTACAAAAGAAATCggggcacctctgcctcaggcataaaaaactgtataaaacagtCCCGCTGGAGATGACATTTGTGAATGGGGGAGATCCGGTACGATAGAGGTCAGATCTAGGTTCACCCAGAGCTGATCCCGGGCTCAATGCTGTCTCTTTAACTGTGGTTTTTGAGGACCGTATTTTGGTTGcgaaaataaaatcttttgcattcattaatttggctttttgttgATCTTTTATAACAGAAGCTAACTTGTTTAACGAGGCAGAAAAGTTACTAATGTAATAGTTACATTCCTGGACTGTACATGTACTTGCCCTCTTCCATCTCCATCAAATAAAAGTTCTGGATAGATTGATTTTGGGCTGCTGGcatgaaaacaagcaaaataatttttctctagAATGTAGCCTCTTCTGCTTTAAGTTCTGCAACTTTGTGCTGATTAAAATAGAGGTGGGATCTTAATGGAAACATTTTACAGAAGTTCTGGCCCAGAATGTTCGCAAGATGAGTTTAAATTTAGGTACAAATTCAAACACAGTGcttgattttcaaaatttataCTACATTTTACACAGCTAAACACTTAAAGGTATTCGAAGGAACATAATTTTAGATCTGTAACACATGAAAATGTTgcctgcagtattttttttcctgatgatcAGAGGTAGAGTCAATGATATCTACAGGAATTGCATGAGATGGTATTTACATTTACTTGAATCAGTTTTAAATCTCACCTACAGTCTGCTTCAGTAATACCGTGCATGTATCAGATTAATTTAGCCTGTATATTTAATCAATGTACATCTTTAGCAGCTACAGCCTCTTCTGGCAGCGTTTCACTTGCTTTTTTTAACCTGGCTCCTATTGCCTTCATCTGATActccctcattttttttctgtgggaaagTGAGCCTTTTCCATCTTCTCAATGTCATTTGTGATATTTCCAGAGCTCTGTTAGACTGTTTCCCTGCTCTGATCACCTCCCCCTTGGACTGCTCAGTCCCACCTTACTGAATGGAAAATCCACAACCTCCTCATTTGTACTTCTGTTGGGAAGGATTTACATGTAGCTGACTGTGCTTTGATAAAGGAAACTACTACTGATGTTTAAGTCCATTTTGGCCATATTCTGAGTGACTTTTAACAGCTGCACTTCATAGGTGACTTTATGTTGTCTGCAttgataatttttcattttattaaccACTTTGCTCCCCTTCTGGtctcagcttctcctggatGAGTGTCCACAGCCACATCTTtagtttcctttattttctatGAATGTTCTCCATATGCTGCACATCTCTATGATGCAGAAAACCCACAGACCCCGCTGAGAAGCCTCCCAGGACTTTGTATTGACTACTGCTCTGAGTTTCACCTCCACTGCTACTCTGCCATCTGCCTGCTGACTGGTGACAAGCACATCCAGGAGTGCTGCAAGACGAACAGGACCCACTTCTGCcgcctcctgcagctccaggatgaGGACTACTGTTTCCCCCAGGTGCTGCAGAACTCgtccctgagctgcagcctgggcttggTGCTGGAGGAGTGTgggggctgtgtccagctgtgcctggctgaggTTGCCAGTGGCCTGAGGAACCCAGTGCTGATTGCCTGCACTGCTGACGGGACCCACTGCGTCTTCATAGCCGAGCAGCTGGGCCTTGTCTGGGTGTACCTACCCAATGGCAGCTGGCTGGAGGAGCCATTCCTGGATATTCAGAGCCTAGGGCTGGCTACCCCATGGCTAGGGGATAAGAGGGGCTTCCACCCCAAGCAGAAGGACAATGGGGAGTTTTATATCTGTTACTCACACATGGCTAAGAACTGAGTGGAAAAGATCAGGATCAGTGAATTGAAGGTTTTGGCATCTGATGCCAACAAAATTGACCCAAGCTCTGAAAGGTAAAGTTTAAGTTGAATACTACTGTATGCCATGATGAGAAATCGTTTTTCTCTGTCCCTGTTCAACCCCCAGTATCAACACAGGCTGGGtattgagagcagccctgccaagggaGACTTGAGGGTGCTAGTAGGTGAGGGGCTGGATATAATCCAGCAATGTGAGCTTGCATCTGAGAAAGCCAAAtatatcctgggctgcatccaaagatTTATGGCAGCAGGCCAAGGGAAgggattctgctcctctgctccactTACAGGAGGTCCCAACTGCAGTACTACATCCAGCTCTGAGGTCCCCAGCACAGAACACAGATCTGTTGGAGAGTTCAGTGGAGGCCACTAAGATCATCAAAGGAATGAAGCACCTCTCCTAtaaggacaggctgagagaattgggagTGTTCAGCCtaggaaagaaaatgctttggggtgacctcattgcagccttccagtacctgaagggagcctacaagaaagatgggcAGAGTCCATctacaagagcatgtagtgacaggacaagggggaaaggtttagattaggtattatGAAGAgcatggtgaggcactggcacaggttgcccataGGAGTTATGGATGCTccctccctggaagtgttcaaggccaggatagatggagctctgagcaacctggtctagtggaatttgtccctgcccatggcagggggttggaacttgATGATTTTTAAGTCTTCTCCTACTCAAGTCAGTCTGTGATGGTATGATTCTTTCCACTGGCAGAACCTGCACATTCCTAGTCATTCTGGTTCAGGTGTGTGACTGGCCTGCTATGGAACTACCAGAATCAGGTTGGCTCAAGGTCACACAGAAAACTAAAATGGATTGAAAAGACTCAGAAATAAGGTTGTCTTCTCTCTCCATCTTGTACTCTTGTCTTCTAAAGAGTAGTAACAGCCTTTAATTCATTATGGAATTAACATCTGCCCTATGAGGTTTGTACCGTAGAAGAGGGTGTTTCATGACAGTACTATACTCTTATTTATCAGTCATGTGGGCACTTGCCCTGACCCATGCTAAGATAAAAGCTagttcttacttttttttttaaaaggattcTCCTGGAGCTTGAGGAAACAGCTGCAAATCACAACGGTGGGCAGCTGCTCTTTGGTGTGGATGGCTATTTGTATGTAttcacaggagatggagggaaAGCTGGAGACCCTTTTGGAAAATTTGGGAATGCTCAGAACAAGTAAGTAGGAGGGCAGGTGAAAGCTTTGAGCGTGTTCACCAAGATACAAGgtttggaaaggagaaaatgtggaAGAATAGAGTAAGAGTGCTTCCTGAAAATGCTTGTGCATCTGCAAATCTGTCCAAAGCAGTATTTCAAAAATGAACATTTGAGATGTTTAAAGTCAAGTTGTTTAGAGAAAAGAGAGTTTTCTTGCTTAAGTGGGTTGCAAGACATACCTGCCTCTGGTTTATTTCTTCTAGGCAGATAATATATCCTTTGAAAATGGGCAAGGAGAAGAAGggaatttttgtgttttcagatgGCTCTCAtgctgtggtttcttttttctgcctttaggAGCACTTTGTTGGGGAAAGTGTTGAGGATTGATGTGGATGGAAGAAACCCTAATGGAAAGCCTTACCGCATCCCTCCTGATAATCCATTCGTGTCTGATCCCAAAGCCTGCCCAGAGGTTTATGCCTATGGAGTCAGGAATATGGTGCTGTGCAGTGGACAGAGGGGACCCTATCAcaaaaaagggaagagggaggaTATTCTGTGGGGATGTTGGGTAGAACAGGTTTGAGGAAATCAACCTCAACCTCATTGTTAAAGGAGGGAACTATGGCTGGAGAGCAAAGGAGGGATTTGAATGCTACGACACAAAGCTTTGCCACAACTCCTCCATGGGTAAGGAAGAACTTTCTTGTAGAAGATTACTATATGTGTATATTTAGTGGACTATAGCACTGTTTTTTCAGTGAAGCTAAATAATCCAGTGTTGTATATTAAATGGAATTTGTCTGCTTTTTAAGATCAGAAATCccttttccccagccctgctgtatTGCTATGGAATGATGCTCTACTTATGCAGGGAGTTCTATGCCCCACACTACACTGGACAAGGTGTTTAAATTCAAAGCCTGTATCTTTTGTGGACAGTTTTCCCAGTAAAGCCAGGAGGACAATGGATTTTATTTAAGTAGAAAGTGATACTGTGTTTTCTCCAGAAGCTCTGAGCCATGACTGTGGCTAAGGACAGAGGACCAGGCTGATGCTGAAATCCTGAACCAAACCTGTGACAGATGTAGTGTGTCCCAGCCAGCAAAGTGCTGCAGCAGAATGCCCAAAAGCTGTGCTCTGGGTCTGACTGTGGGTGTGATGGACGAAACACACTTGCTGcctttaaaaaacagaaattggTGGTCTTTGCAAAGCTCTTGGTAAAAGCATGGTAGAAAAACTGAGTATTATAATAATGTTCCTTCAGCTGTTTGGTGAAGACACCTGGTCTCAAGGTCCTGCAGATGTTTCTGGAACAATTGGATGAGAAGACAAGTGTAGAGTATGTATTCTTGACattaatgcagagaaaaaagtgaGGACAAGAATAAAATTCTGTGGAATCTGATAATTCGAGAAAGGACTGAATTCTTTTAACATTGCCAGAGGCAGAGTCTTTATTTTACAAGTCTCATGACATAAAATGGTGAGAGCACACTCATTTCACACTCATGCTCTGTGTTGTGTCAGTGAACCCATGAAGATGTTGAGCTCACTTACAGTTTTgatctttttcccttctctaaAAATACTGGAATTGGTAAAGATGATCCCTGCTAAAGTGACTGGTACAGTCACATATAAATAAGATAACACTTGCTGCAGGCTGATGCCTTCATGCATTGCTTCTTGATGTAGAGAATCTTGGTTTTTGTCTTATGGAAGCTCATCATGACTAAGCCTTGATAAGCAACGACACAGAGAGGTCCTTAAAGGCCCTGGATCTGTTCTGTCCCAGAGTAAACTGCTTAATTACCACTGAAATTTCACTAATGTTAAACTGTATTGGTCCTTCTAGTAATTTTTGTACCTGTCAGTGTCATTGAGCAACTGCTTTTTGATGCTCTCTGAAAGTAAACTTTTTtactttgtatttctgtgtgtttgacAGATGACATTCTGCCAATATTTGCATATGGCTGCAGTGTGGGCAAGTCAGTTCCTGGAGGCTTTGTCTACAGGGGATGTGAATCACCCAACTTGAATGGTCTTTATATTTTTGGTGATTTCCTGAGCAAGTGAGTCTGattgtttcctctgcagctcccattcTATACCCACATTTTCCTTGTCTGGGCAAATAAGTTTATTGGACCATCCCAAAACCTTTTGGGCTGGAGTGGATGAGAAACTTGGATATAGAGTAAGTTCTGTGTTTGACTATTACAACTACATTTTTGCTGGAATTTAAACTTCTCCATTTCAGAATCCTTAGGATAAGTTTGCTTTTGTTCAGGTCTGTTTCTCCAAAATCCAGCCAACAGTCACAGTCTTCACTGactgctttttttgtttcagtaatGCATGATTTTGACAGGAACTAATTTTGATGATGAGACATAAAACACAGGGGTTTATTTTTCATCTAGTCAACTTATGGCTTTACAGGAAGATAAGACAAATAAGTGGAAGAAGCAGGATATCTGTGTTGGCAGTACAACAGCTTGTGCTTTCCCTGGAATGATCAGTTCCTACAGCAAATTCATCATCTCCTTTGCTGAGGATGAAGCAGGTGGGTATCGTGCTGGCCACACTTTCAATGGAAACTGTACAATCTGTTCTCTACTGTATGGAAAATGTGGAAAGTTCTGTGGTTCCTGAGGGATGCCTGGAGAGCAGGCAGTGCAGAGAGGTTTATGGCTGGCTCAGCATGGGGGCTGGTCTGTGGCTCAGGGAGGTCTCCTGCCCTGTGAAGTTGTTGCAGATCAGGTTGATGAAAAGCTCAAGAAACCGAATCTCATGTGAAACTTTCCTTTTATTGTTGGTCTTTTGTACTCTTTCACTAATCAAAAGACCATATCAATGCAGTTCACTTTTTCATTTATACCATCCCATCCTCACTTGAGTTCTTAGAGCTTCTCTGAACTTCTCCTGCTTCCTTAGTATAAATTCCTCAGTCATATTCACAACAATCCACAATTCACACTGTGGATCATAGACCAGGACTTTATTTGGGGATCAGGAAAGCCACTCATTTAAAAGTAAAGGCCTCAGCACATGGGACACTACTAAGGTCACAAAGACCAGATCTCCCACTGAAGCTGTAACTGTTTTTAAGggggggcccggctgaagggatttagagagaccagccaccttcagttacaccggcactcccctggcacgaagccagtggcatgtgccgaccgtgggtggggcgagaggaaacagtcaccgatattAAAGCAACCGcgccgcaggagtgaagaaaagagacggccctcctctgctgggtgaaataacttggtttaatccagggtaggggaagtgcagggtggccacccaaaggtggcgagcggaggaggagccccaagcccctccggggaccgggttttacagggaaggggtgggtacacaagaaaccaatcataGAACGAAAATTTggatacattgaagactgatgggtggtgtggatcaatggggataggtcaggggaggagcccaggcctaccagccaatcactcgacaccctagctggaagattctggaacttggggtggGGTGCCGGTGActggcagaaggcctggggagggggtacaaggacaaataagggataatgagggaaaagaaggaggggaaaaccgtgactgacataactgggggtttgagccagaccaacttgccaagctaggagaggggagaacaGAACAAACCAAACGCAAACCACAACATCCCACCAAGGTGGAAGTATCAATGAACATGAATGTTTGCTTTTCTACAGCGTCCTGACAGAGCTATGTAATACAAAAAGAAGCTGCAAGTTTTTGGAAAGCACAGGTGCATTTTAGCACTTGATCATTCAGcagaaaagagatttgcttGCCAGGAAAAGATCCTAGATTTTCTGCCTAGCATATTCTGTCAGAGCTGCATGGAGATGCAGGCTTTGCTGTAAAATGTGTACAGTTTTTAACTGTTCTAACATATGGAGTGAGTGAATGTGAAATGTCTCTTATTTTGGTGGCCTTTTAGAAACCAACATGGTGTTATGtagtttgaaagaaaacaacagcttTGCCTCTTGCAAGATACTCTAATTTCCCTTTCCCCTGGATATTGTTTTAGTGAGTGCTGAAGGGAAGGCACAAGGAGCATTTGTCTTCCACAGTTACCAGACAGAAATGAGAAGTTTCTGTCTTCCACAGATTAACTAATGTAGCTCTTgctgaattttttcctttttggtatgattatgaaatggaaaatatattttttgtgtgGTCTTCCCCTCTATTTGTAGTTTCTGGCTGCTTCTTTGGTACAAACAAGTTTcaagaaatatgtatttatacagAGGAAAGCAACCTTTACAGAGCCACAGAGGTGAGGTAATGAAGGTGCTGCCTGAAAGAGAGCTGCTGGTTCTGTGTGGaaccctgctgcagccaggaggtCATTTGGTGTTTCTGGGAGcccactggcacagggcagggtgagaACAAAGCCATTTCTTGGACATAAGGCATGGCTGAGGGGGTAACTGAAGGAGTTTCCTTTTCTGACTACATGAATTACTGAAAAGCCAGGAAAGAGGGAAATGGAGAACTGGGATCCAGCTTGGGCACTTGAATCTAAGac from Molothrus ater isolate BHLD 08-10-18 breed brown headed cowbird chromosome 3, BPBGC_Mater_1.1, whole genome shotgun sequence harbors:
- the HHIPL2 gene encoding LOW QUALITY PROTEIN: HHIP-like protein 2 (The sequence of the model RefSeq protein was modified relative to this genomic sequence to represent the inferred CDS: inserted 2 bases in 1 codon; substituted 2 bases at 2 genomic stop codons), producing the protein MGTLLGHPQCLYYGLPFQPPLPLEFCSTYENFSCCDQERDNSIAAKYWDIIDYMDPQGHKLCGTYIKDILCQECSPYAAHLYDAENPQTPLRSLPGLCIDYCSEFHLHCYSAICLLTGDKHIQECCKTNRTHFCRLLQLQDEDYCFPQVLQNSSLSCSLGLVLEECGGCVQLCLAEVASGLRNPVLIACTADGTHCVFIAEQLGLVWVYLPNGSWLEEPFLDIQSLGLATPWLGDKRGFHPKQKDNGEFYICYSHMAKNXVEKIRISELKVLASDANKIDPSSERILLELEETAANHNGGQLLFGVDGYLYVFTGDGGKAGDPFGKFGNAQNKSTLLGKVLRIDVDGRNPNGKPYRIPPDNPFVSDPKACPEVYAYGVRNXWCCAVDRGDPITKKGRGRIFCGDVGXNRFEEINLNLIVKGGNYGWRAKEGFECYDTKLCHNSSMDDILPIFAYGCSVGKSVPGGFVYRGCESPNLNGLYIFGDFLSNQLMALQEDKTNKWKKQDICVGSTTACAFPGMISSYSKFIISFAEDEAGGELYFMSTSYPSAYTPHGSLYKLIDPARRAPPGKCKYKPVPMKTKSKRIPFLP